CAAGGGGACTTTTCTTTCTTCCTTTACCCAACTATTTATTGAAATTTGTATCGTTGTAAGTAGAAACAGTAAAGAAACAAGCGACAGCCCACTCACTGGTAGGTGAAGTTATGACTCAACATAGATTCGATCTCCTGAACCCCCTGCGTCAACGGCTTGACCAACTGGAGATTCGCAATCCTGAGGTCGCTCAGTTTATTTATAAAGCGATTCCCGCTCAGTGTCCCTTCGAGCGAGATATCAAAATCTTGGGTCGCACCCTGTTTCACATTCCGCCAATGTGCAAGCTCAATCCTCTCTACGATCAACTGGTTGGCTTGCGATTTCGAGCAATGTGCTATCTCGTGGATGAGTGTGGTATTGATTTACAAGTCTGTTCTTAATTTCAGATGGCTCTGATTTTAGATTTTAGATTTCAGATTTTAGATTCACCACAAAATCCAAAACCCAAAATCCAAAATCTAAAATCGAACATTCAACGAGCCTGTTTCAGAATTTAATCGGCTGTGACTAATTCGGTGCTGCCACGAGCGCGGCGGCGCGTTAGAGAATTAAAGAGCATGAGACCAATTGCTTTGATCAAATTGCCTTCTAATTCTTGGAAAAGCTTCATATTCATGCCAAAGGCATCATTCGCTTCAGTCACAATGCGCTCTGCCGTGGCTTCATCAATCGGCAAGTCGTTCATTGCCTGCCGGTAGGTGGCTTTGAACGCTTTTTCGTCAGGAATTTCTGCAAACTCGTAGAAAGCGGTGCCTTCACCCTCTGTTAAGTTCATTCCCCGTTGGGCAATCCCTTTGAGGATTTGGCCACCAGACAAGTCACCTAGGTAGCGAGTGTAGGAGTGAGCGGCTAAGAGTTCAGGCGCAGAATTAGATACGTTGCGAATTTGCTGCACGTAAGCTTGAGCTGCCGATGAGGGAGCCACTTGTTCGCGCCAATTCGGGCCGTAGTAGTATTGCAGATCCTGCTCTAAGCTGGCCTTGCGGTTCAACTCAGGGAAGTAAAATTTAGAGACGATCGGGTGCTGCCGGTTGCGCTCCATCTCTTCTTCCATTGCGGAGTAGACGAAGTAGAGGTTGCTAACGAGCTTCCGATAAGAGGTTTTCTCAACGGTGCCTTTTAAGAAGCACTTGATAAATCCGACATTTTCTGCCATCGTGTGGGACTTCTTAGTGCCCTCACGCAATTTGGTCGCTAGATTACTGCTCATGCTAAATTTCTCAACAAAATTGACGGTGCAGGACGTTTGATGCGGCCCAAAGTCAAAAAGCCACCCCAAATTGTTAGGTTAAAGCGATTTGATGAGAAATTTCATTAAGATTTCTGAAGCAAATGCTTGGGGAATCTGGGAAAGGCTGCCGGTGCTTGGAAAAGAGCGTTTGCTGCCTATTTACAACTACGAGCGAACTCGTCTGATAGTTTGGTTTCACCCAGAGCGAATATGCCAAGTATTGCTAGCCTGTTATGGCGAATTTTTGACTTGCGCCGGCACTTCTATGTACAGCCGAACTTCAGCAAGTTTAAAGTTAACTGTTTTTGGTGTTGCTAAATGACTCATGATTTAACTAGGCAGAGGAACCGCCCCATACTTCAAATAGTGCCGCATTAACCGCAGTGAACACTTCAAGATCAAGCGCCAACTTGGAATAGCACAAGGTTTTGCGAGGTCATCGGCTCAGGTAATGCCTCAGTATTGTATTTTCCCCTTCGATACGAATCATATTGGTCTTGCTAACGATCTCGCAAAAGCTTTCGGTTTAGCGACGAACACTAGATTAAATTGGAACATTTGCGCCTTAAATAAGTGCAAATCCCCTCAAAGACATTTTTCTGCTGAGGGGATTTGAGGTGATCGCGTAGCAAGAAACTGACAGCTTTTTTTGAAACCTAGTCAATAATTTGTGGGCTGGGAGTTTGGGCATTGACATCTGCCTGAGACAAGCTAGGAATTGTCCAATTTGTCTCACCGGCTTTAAACACCTGAGCAGGAACCACATTCACTTCAATTACACCTGTCGCAGAACTTGTTCTTACAATCGACTGAGTGCCATCTACAAACTTGATCGCTACCGGCTCTGTCAACACTTGTGCTTCCGCATTGGGGCCGAGAACTACCTGAGTTCCCGCAGGTAGATAATATCCATCGCAATCCCAATCATCATCGGTTTCCTCACCCGCAGCCAGGTAATAGAGTTGTGTGGGAGACTTCTTCGGCTTGTTGGCATACACCGCTAGCGTCCCGGTGGTTTCGTTATGGCATTGTGCCCGCTTTTGAGCTGTTTCCATCACGTACTTCTGCTGTTGCAACTGGCTAAGTTTTTGCTGATAGGTTTCAGGTGTGTAACCGGCTTGCTCTGGATTGTTCTTAGCTTGCAGTAATTGATTGATGGCTTGCGTTACTTCTGTGTAATCCGTTCCCTTCGTGAAATCCTTGCCGGCCCAAGAAGGAGGGGCAATGATGAGGTTGGCCAGAAGCACCAGTGCGACGAGAGCAAGTTTGAGAAATTTCATGGAATACTCCTTCCTTTGAGATTACTGGACATTTCTACTAAAAATGTGGGGCAAAAGTTAGAAATGAGCTTGTGACTTTTGCCAGATGTGCAAGAAAGAAACATAGGTTTAGACTCGCACACCACTTGTCTACTTCTGAACTTTCAATAGTGATGCTTGGGTTTGTAGCGTTTGACTGATCGTTGTTATTACCTTCAGCAGGTAAAGACCACTAATCACGAGTGTCAGTACCGCTAATCCTGGATTTTCTAAAGTGCGGCTATCAACGAGAATCAACACACCTAAGCTAATCAAAACAAAGGGGACTAGATGATTGCCGTGACGAGTTAGATTGTCGGCGATTGCAGGAATTTTGGTTAATTGGTAGGCAGCAAGACACCACACACCTACTAGCGAGAAAAACACTCCTAGAATGATAACTAGATTTTGCCAGGTACAGCTGGCAAACAAGGGCATATAGATTCCAATGTTGTCACCGCCATTAGCAAAGGTTACCGCTGCCACACTATACGCCTGGGGTGAGATGAAACTGCTAAACCAAGAAGGCTGCGCTGGCGTTTCGTCTGATTCAGCATCATTTTCTGTATTGGCATTTACTAATCGGCTGATGCCGATTGCAATCGGAACCAATCCTAATAGCCCAATACAGGGACGCGGCAACAACAAACTCCCAAAGAAACTGGGAAGGCTGGCTCCAACTAGGGCGGCAAAGCCAAGATACTGTCCGGCAACGATGTGGCGCTTGCGAAAGATGGCGTTGACCTGGGAAAAGAACAACATCAAAATCAAAATGTCATCCAGGTTGGTTGCCGTGAAGGCGGTAAAGCCGGTTGAAATTGCCGTGATTAGTCCGTTCATGTTAGTTGATGCTCTAAATTCTGTTGTGCCTAAAGTCCGGACTCTACATCAACGTTGTAAATGTTAAGGGCTTCTTCTGTGGTGGTTGAATCTTTGCAGATTGTGGCTGTTTCAGAACGACAGGGGCTTGTTGCTTAGCGTTGATACCGGCTTGCGTGGATGCAACTGAGTTCATGTGTTACCTCTTGCACATTCAAATTCGTTTCATGCCTGTATGAGTGCGACCCTTCGTTTGTTTTATCTGTGCTGCACTCGGTATAGTTTCACAATACGCAGGTTATTCAATAAAATCAAATATTCTTATTTGTTCAATCGATAAATTAAAATAATGACTTGAATTGGCCTTATGCTCTGTAATTTTTAACCCCCAGTCCCCATAAGAGCATTGCTCCGATTCAAGGGTATTCCAGCCCCCCAGTTTTCCATCAACTCAGTTTATCCATTTAAAAAAAAAGAGTATTTGCTCTTATCAGTGGAGATGCATAGGATGAAGTTATGCTTTTTTGATGGATTCTTGTCAAGCAAGACCATCACTTGGGATAAAAGACAGAAGAACTTTTGGCAAACCTCTCTAGTTATCACAAGAGAACAACATGAAGAATCTTTTCAAGATGGTGCTAGTCCTACTAATTTTTGTGGTAAATCTAGCGATCGCCCAACCCTCTCTAGCAGATCGACCTAAGGTTTCTAAAAATCCTGACTATGTTCAGGTGACAAGAACACTAAACGGTTTGTCAGCACTTCAGGAAACTCAGGATCTTACTCCAGAATTGCAACAGCGAATTGAGGAGTTGACTTTGCAAAAAGCTGCAATCGAGTCGGGTGTCACCTGGGGGCAATGCAGTAATGAAACCGGCAATACAATCGCTATCATTGGCCCCGCCTCGGAGGAATCGAACACTGGTAATAACAATCTCTACTTCTTGGCAAACGGTGAGACAACTCCTGAAGGCTGGGATTGCCAAGGAATTTACCTACCCAGTGGTATCAACGTTGCAGGTATTGAGTCAACACCAGCTGTGTTCAAAATTCTGGATGGTACCCGTTTAGTCGCGAGCATTAATCCTGACAGCTCTGCGATTGAATTTAATCTGCCGGCGCTCAAGTCGTCCCAGGAGAATGAGCTGACAATTCCCAACGTATCGCAGAGATTTATTGAATCCCGCATTCCCAGTACGTTTACAGCAGTGGAACTTGACGATTAATGGGAGGAGTACAGGTGGGTTGACCGGCAAGCTCTTCAAATCAACCTGCCGTACAAAAAGGTATTTATTCTCCTAGCGCTCGTTGCCCTAGAAACAGTTCTCTCGGCTGATAATGCGGTTGCACTAGCGGCATTTATGCAACCCTTATCACGCCCAAAACAGCAAGGACAAGCGTTAAACTGGGGATTAGCAGATGCCTTCGTTCGACGGATTTCGTTGCTTTTCACGGCAACCTGGGTCATGCAATTCTGGCAATTTGAATTTGTTGGTGCGCTCTATCTTCTCTGGTTAGCCGGCAAGTATTTCTGGGAGCAATTTCGCACCGCACAGGAGATGATCTACATGGAGCCATCTCTAGAAGCTGCACCCACCTTTTGGCGAGTCATTTGGAGGGGTGTTTGCTTGGGGGTTCTCAAGACGAGCAGAGGCTCAAATGTCAGCCAAGCCATTCACAGTTTTGGTGGACTCAGTCACATTTAATTCCTTTGATTAACTAGCTCATTGTTACTCACTCATTAAGCATTATGGATTCTTTAATTGGATCATTAGATTCGCAAACTGTGTTAGTGGTTGCAGCGCTCGCTGTGTCATTTTTGCTCGTGATGTTGCTATTTAGAATGTTAAAAGCGGGTTTTGGGCTGATTTTGACAATTTTAGCGCTCGTAGTGGTATTGCAATCTGTCTTTGGCATCAGCCCCGGACAGTTGTGGGGTGAGATCGGAAATTTACCTCAAGATGCGATCCAGCTGGTAAAAAGCCTTGACTTGAATTCTCTGGTGTCTAGCTTCAATGGCTGAATACAGCATTCAATCACTTCTAATTATTAGCATTGCTGAAAAAGTAATGATATTTTAACCAAACTATTGCGTGGTTACATCATTACTCCTTCAGCAACACCCTGTTTTTCTCCGGTTTTAACCGTTCTGATGTCGTTATTCGTTCGGCTGGGGAGAATCTGGCTGTGGGGACTCGACTGGAGGAGATTTTTCCGCATTCCCATCAGGATTTTTAACAGCGCCTTCAGCATTATTTTTAGGGCTATTTTTAGGAGTGATAGAAGCACCGGCAGGCGTTTTATCTGGAGAAGTGCCTTGCGGTTGCTTATCCTGAGAAGGGTTCTGCGGTTTTTTATCCTTAGGGGTGGTTTCAGGTGGTTTAGAGTCTTTGTACTCCTTTTTCCATTCTAAGAGCGGTCGATCAACAGCATTTTCAAAATCTGTAGGCACCAGCAGCACCTCAATCGCTTCAAGCCGGTTCTCTGAGGGATTGGCTTGGGCGTACAAGAAGCTTTGATTGAAATCCGGCTTGCCCAAGATTAAGCGATGGGTTTGCTGATTTTTGAGCTTGACTTCTACAGTCCCCACCGGCTCATCTAAACCAAAGTCTTGGCGCTGCTTGGCTGGGTTCGTCATCACAATCGTGCGAGCGCTTTTACTACTGCTGAGCAAACTTAACAAGTAAGCCACTGATGCGTCACTTGCCGGCAATTTAGCCCCAGGCTTGGGTAAGGCGGCAGGTGTGGGAGAGGCTGTTGGCTTGGGAGAGGCTGCCGGCGAAGTTGTTGGTGCCGGCGTAGGTGAAGTTGTTGCTGTCGGTGAAGTTGTTGGTGCCGGCGTGGGTGAAGTTGTTGCTGTCGGCGTTGGTGAAGTTGCCGGCGTGGGTGTTGGTGCAAAAACCTGACCGGCAGTCGGTGGCTGACAGGTGGCTGGATTTGGGCTTGTAGCGGGCGTTTGAGTGGCGGCTGGAGTTTGTCCAGGTTTTGCGGCTGGGGTTAGAGCCGGTGGCAGGCAGGCTGCAGGAGCCGGCTGAGGTTGATCGGCCAAATCTACAACCGTCATCATCCAGCTTGTCTCTCCTGGTTTTGCCGGTTCTTTGTGACTCACTCGCTCAAACGCTAGGGTTTGTTTTGCGGTTTTTACCCTCAGAGATTGCACGTCATCTTCTTGAAAGGAAAAGATTTGCTGCTGCTTCGTCTTTGCCGCTTCTCGTTTAGGAGCCTCTTGAACCTCATAAACGTAAACAACCCCGCCCAAAAGCACTGCCGAGAGCATCAGAATTAGAGTAGATCGCTGCAATTTCATGGTGAATTCTGACGGTTAAAATGTTAGGGTTTAGTAAGCTTTTTATGTACAAATATAGTTAAATATCAAGTTCAGATTTTAGAATTTTAAATGGGATAAAAAGTCTCGCATCTAAAATCTAAAATCTAAACTTGTTAGCGCCGGCTCCACCACAAAGCCCCGGCAGAAAGCAAACCGACTGCCGGCAAAATCCTCCGAGACAACCAATCCAGTAAGGAGGCTTGCTCTGCAGTCATTGCGATTCTGCGGTTGGTTGTTTCTTTTGGGCGAATGGAAAGCGTTTGTGCATCCTGCTTGCTCAACCAGCTAATGGAATTGAGGAAAACATCTCCATTTAACTGCTGCTCGAACACGCCATCTGTAGCAAATTCAGAGTTACCGAAGACAACCATTCGAGCCTCTGTATTTGTCTGCGCCGGCTTACCTGCTGCCGGTGTTGGGGTTGGCGTTGGGGTCGGCGTTGGACTTGCCGGTGATACTGTTGGCGTTGGGGACGCTTCTATTGCCGGTAATGCCGTTGGGGTTGGCGATGGGGACGCTTCCGTTGCCGGTGATTCTGTTGGTGTTGGCGATGGGGACGCTTCCGTTGCTGGTGATGCCGTTGGCGTCGGCGATGGGGACGCTTCCGCCTTTGGCTTGTCTGTGGCTGCCGGCGAGGGTTGAGCTGCCGGCACCCCATCTTGGGCGATTTTTCGACTCAATGCCACTCCCAACATGAGTGGGCCTTGGCCATCAGTTTCAGCATTAAACTTTAATGGCTGGTTCTTCGGGTTGCTTTCCGCCCAACTGCGCTCATTGGTGATTAGCAGGGGAGTTTCCTCAATCCCCGGCACCTCGTTGGTTTGAATGGATCGTGCCCCTCGGTAGAAGGAGTAGCCCCCACTAAAATCTTTGGTGATGGGATGATTGCCATAATTCGTAATTAGAGGTTCAGCCGGCCCGAGTCCCACCAACTGTCCCTGTCCGGAAGCATCAATGACTAAGCGATTATCGAGGGTGACGCCCCAATCTTGCAACAGTGTATTTAACTTGGGATCGGTCGAGGGATCTACCATAACCAACACACTGCCACCCAGTTGCAGATATTGCCGCAGGGCTTTGCTCTCACCTTCAAACAGTGCCCGTTTTGGGCCGGCGATCACCACCACTCCCGCATCTGCCGGCACATCCTGCTGCTCAGCTAAATTGAGCGGTTCAATAATAAAATTTCTGTTTTCTAAAGACTTAACCGCTTGGTAAATTCCCCCATCTGCGGGCTTTAGAGAGCGCTCTCCGTGGCCTTGAAGGAAATAAACTTTAGTTTTTTCATCGCTGATAAGTTGGGCGATCCCATTGGTCAGTTTTACTTCGGTTAAGCGACTTTGTGGGTCAACATTTCCCAGAAACTGCTGCCGTTCGTTTGATTTGAGATGTACCTCTCCAAAGCGTGTCACGCCGTACTCTTGCGCTATCGCCGGCTGCAGTTGGGGATCAACATACTCATAACTAAACTTTGAGCCTCCCGAACGTTGGTAATTTTGTAGCAATAATTGGTCTGAAGGATTCGGCACACGATCAAAGATCGAAACCTTCACAGGTTGCTCTAAATTACTCACCAATTGCTGAGTTTGAGGGGCTAAGCTAAACAGTTGATTTTCTGTTAAATCCACTCGCACTAAATAGCGATTGGCTAAAAAATTCATTAGCCCCAAAATCACTAGCACTGACAGCGTAGCCGCCACAGCATTCGTACCGGCTTGGGTGGAGCGCTTACCCAAAAAGCTCAGTACCAAACGGCCTTGAAACAACAGCCACAACCCTAAAATTACAATGCCGGCAATTGCCAGTGCTGCCGGCACCGGCAGCCAACTGCCTGAAACAAAGGCAGCCGATAAGCCCATTACAATCAAAAACGGGCCTATCCAAAAACCGCCTGATTTCCAAAAATTTTTTAACTGTTTCATCGGGTGTCAATCCACCTAAAGTTTCAACTGCCCCATCCTAAATCCCCTAATTTTGGGGCAAAACTAAGAGCGCTGAAATCTCAACGTTTCAATCGATTGAGCCGTTAGAAATACGCCTAGAATAATGTAACTTGCAAATAGAACCAGATTGCTAGTATCAACGACCCCTCGCACCAAATTTGCGTAGGGCTTGAGTAAGGATAGCGATCCCAGTACCTGCCAAACTGGGCCACCTACTCCGCTTGCGAGCAAATCGATCACGGATAGGAACACAACCACAACAAATGTAATAATTGCCGCCAAAATCGTGCTGTCTGTCAGAGAAGAAATGAACATTCCCAAGGATAAAACACTGGCAGCTAGCAACAGCAGCCCTAAATGCCCTAACAAGGGAACGCTCAGTGGCATAGGTGGGTTGGCAGCACTCAGGGCGATCAACTCACACGCTAAAATCGGCAGCATCATGGTGGCAAAAAAGGTCAGCACTCCTAGTAATTTACCTACTGCTACTGCCCAGTTCGTAATCGGTGAAGTTGCCAGCAGCTCTAAGGTACGGCTTTTGCGTTCTTCGGCATATAAACCCATTGATAGAATGGGCAAGATGTAGAGTGACAGCTGCCCCATAAATCCTAAGAAGAACTGCAAAAATTGATAGGGCACATCGACTGGCGGCATGACAACGCCGGTTTGCTGTACCTGAATATCCATTAAAGCCGCTTGCCGAATTACGCCTTCTTGCCCCAGTAAAATCGCTGTAAAAAATACCCCAGCGATCAGCCAAAAGAAGCCGGCGATTGCATAAGCGACCGGCGAGACAAAGTAGTTCTGTAACTCTTTGCGGTAAATCGCGATAATATTTCCGAGCATTACTTTCATTTACAGCCCCGCTCTCACAGTCAAAATGCAGCTGGGCAAAATCAATTACCCTTGTCTGAGCTTTACACCGGCATCACGCCCACAAGTCTGAGCGGACATCGTCATTCTCATTTTCTGGTGTCTTGGGCGCTGCTTCAACACCGGCAGATTCACTTTCTGGCGTTTCTTCGGCGATTTTCCCACCCGAATCTTGGACAGACGACTCCTCGCCC
This genomic stretch from Microcoleus sp. FACHB-672 harbors:
- a CDS encoding Mo-dependent nitrogenase C-terminal domain-containing protein, encoding MTQHRFDLLNPLRQRLDQLEIRNPEVAQFIYKAIPAQCPFERDIKILGRTLFHIPPMCKLNPLYDQLVGLRFRAMCYLVDECGIDLQVCS
- a CDS encoding cadmium resistance transporter; this encodes MNGLITAISTGFTAFTATNLDDILILMLFFSQVNAIFRKRHIVAGQYLGFAALVGASLPSFFGSLLLPRPCIGLLGLVPIAIGISRLVNANTENDAESDETPAQPSWFSSFISPQAYSVAAVTFANGGDNIGIYMPLFASCTWQNLVIILGVFFSLVGVWCLAAYQLTKIPAIADNLTRHGNHLVPFVLISLGVLILVDSRTLENPGLAVLTLVISGLYLLKVITTISQTLQTQASLLKVQK
- a CDS encoding ABC transporter permease codes for the protein MKVMLGNIIAIYRKELQNYFVSPVAYAIAGFFWLIAGVFFTAILLGQEGVIRQAALMDIQVQQTGVVMPPVDVPYQFLQFFLGFMGQLSLYILPILSMGLYAEERKSRTLELLATSPITNWAVAVGKLLGVLTFFATMMLPILACELIALSAANPPMPLSVPLLGHLGLLLLAASVLSLGMFISSLTDSTILAAIITFVVVVFLSVIDLLASGVGGPVWQVLGSLSLLKPYANLVRGVVDTSNLVLFASYIILGVFLTAQSIETLRFQRS
- a CDS encoding GldG family protein; the protein is MKQLKNFWKSGGFWIGPFLIVMGLSAAFVSGSWLPVPAALAIAGIVILGLWLLFQGRLVLSFLGKRSTQAGTNAVAATLSVLVILGLMNFLANRYLVRVDLTENQLFSLAPQTQQLVSNLEQPVKVSIFDRVPNPSDQLLLQNYQRSGGSKFSYEYVDPQLQPAIAQEYGVTRFGEVHLKSNERQQFLGNVDPQSRLTEVKLTNGIAQLISDEKTKVYFLQGHGERSLKPADGGIYQAVKSLENRNFIIEPLNLAEQQDVPADAGVVVIAGPKRALFEGESKALRQYLQLGGSVLVMVDPSTDPKLNTLLQDWGVTLDNRLVIDASGQGQLVGLGPAEPLITNYGNHPITKDFSGGYSFYRGARSIQTNEVPGIEETPLLITNERSWAESNPKNQPLKFNAETDGQGPLMLGVALSRKIAQDGVPAAQPSPAATDKPKAEASPSPTPTASPATEASPSPTPTESPATEASPSPTPTALPAIEASPTPTVSPASPTPTPTPTPTPAAGKPAQTNTEARMVVFGNSEFATDGVFEQQLNGDVFLNSISWLSKQDAQTLSIRPKETTNRRIAMTAEQASLLDWLSRRILPAVGLLSAGALWWSRR
- a CDS encoding heme oxygenase (biliverdin-producing) — translated: MSSNLATKLREGTKKSHTMAENVGFIKCFLKGTVEKTSYRKLVSNLYFVYSAMEEEMERNRQHPIVSKFYFPELNRKASLEQDLQYYYGPNWREQVAPSSAAQAYVQQIRNVSNSAPELLAAHSYTRYLGDLSGGQILKGIAQRGMNLTEGEGTAFYEFAEIPDEKAFKATYRQAMNDLPIDEATAERIVTEANDAFGMNMKLFQELEGNLIKAIGLMLFNSLTRRRARGSTELVTAD
- a CDS encoding TerC family protein, with translation MLLALVALETVLSADNAVALAAFMQPLSRPKQQGQALNWGLADAFVRRISLLFTATWVMQFWQFEFVGALYLLWLAGKYFWEQFRTAQEMIYMEPSLEAAPTFWRVIWRGVCLGVLKTSRGSNVSQAIHSFGGLSHI
- a CDS encoding DUF4340 domain-containing protein, whose protein sequence is MKLQRSTLILMLSAVLLGGVVYVYEVQEAPKREAAKTKQQQIFSFQEDDVQSLRVKTAKQTLAFERVSHKEPAKPGETSWMMTVVDLADQPQPAPAACLPPALTPAAKPGQTPAATQTPATSPNPATCQPPTAGQVFAPTPTPATSPTPTATTSPTPAPTTSPTATTSPTPAPTTSPAASPKPTASPTPAALPKPGAKLPASDASVAYLLSLLSSSKSARTIVMTNPAKQRQDFGLDEPVGTVEVKLKNQQTHRLILGKPDFNQSFLYAQANPSENRLEAIEVLLVPTDFENAVDRPLLEWKKEYKDSKPPETTPKDKKPQNPSQDKQPQGTSPDKTPAGASITPKNSPKNNAEGAVKNPDGNAEKSPPVESPQPDSPQPNE